A window of Gloeothece verrucosa PCC 7822 genomic DNA:
GGCAATATAGGATGAAGTCGTAAAGTTTCTTGACATACGGCTGTCAGATAGGGCAGTTGGTTAATGGCCAGTGGATCTAATTTGCCCTCTAATGTTTTGAGTTCTTCGCTTAAGGTGGCTTTTACCTTGGGTAACTTATGAATCCAATATAAAGCCCAGGTCAGAGACATGGCTATCGGATCTACTGCCGTGATCATTAAGGTTAGAAGTTGATCTTGTAGTTCCTCTTCGCTTAAAAAATTCCCTTCTTCATCTTGAGCCAGTTGTAACCAATTTAATAGATCAACACTCTCAAATTTAGCTTCTTTTCTAAACTCAATTTCTTCCCTAATTAATTGTCGGATTTGAGGTTGTAAGCGGCTATAATTAAACCAAGGTTTCCAGCTTTTTGTTTCTGTAAAAACTTTAGTTTCAAACCAATATCTAATTTTTTCAATGGGCAATGTTCGTTCACTAAAAAAAATTCTTAACGTTACCTCAAGTGCTAAACGGTGCATTAATGAACGAATTTTAAGAACTTTTCCTCTTGTCCAATCTTTTACACTCTCTTGAGCAATTTCTTGAATGTAGTCAGCATACTTTTGCACTCTTTCTCGGTGGAAAGGCGGCATCATAATACGACGTAAGCGTTTATGAGCCTCTCCGTCTTGTAAGAAAAGAGCATTTTTTCCCATCAAGGGAGCATAACTAACATTAAATTGATGACATTCAAATAAATGACCATGTAATTTAAAAATTGTCTCTACGGCTTGGGGATTACCTAAAAAAATCGTTGCTCCCAATGCCCCTAATTCAAGGGTAAATATATCCCCGTAATCCTGAAAACAATGATCCAAAAATTCTAATGGTTGATCAATCCATTTTTGCGCTTGCTGTGCAGGCGATAACGGGGGACTACAGGGTAAGTTAGTCATATATACTACAGAATTATCAAGTTAAAATTATTGAGCCTATTGGCTATTACCAAATTGTTACCAATTTTAGCTTATATGAGTTTTTTGTTTTTATTTATTTTGAGCCACTTGTCAAATTAGGCTAGATAAATTAGCTTCATTTCACAAAAAATAAATAAAATCTTTTAAACTTTCAATTATCAAAAACTCAGGCTATAAGATTTTAGTTGAAAGCTTCTCCATAAGAAAACCGGTATAAAATTAAGCATTTACTTATTTAAAGCTACCGTAAAGAATCAATAATACTTTTGTCAAATCTTTAAATTAGCTATTATAGTTCAAAAAGTCGTCCTCCTTTAGAGTTTTCTCTAACTTAGCCCTAGCTGTATAAGAATATTGTTACTTTTTAGATTCTAATGTATTTAAGAAGCATTGACAAGAGTAAAATCTCTCTTAAGACATAACTTGTTTGATAAACCCACAGCAAAAGGCAAATAGCCTCATGCTCAAAGGTTGTTATACTTTCATAACACAGTGCCCGTTAAATGGCAAGAGACAACAGCCTAATTAACTGTGTCAGTCGACTCGGGGGCAATTTTCTCGGGTTTTTTGTCTCTTGTCTATCTAATTATTTATCCAATAGCTACAACATTAGCACCAGCATTAAAAAGGATATTACCTTTGACTTCAATAGAACCAAACAGGGTTGAGTTCCCATTATAAGTAAAATCTTTGCTGGCTAAAAACTGTCCTGTGGTATTGGTAGCACCATTGTAAACAATTGAACCTTGAGAAATAACGCGCAATTGACTGTTACTATCGGTAGTAGTGGTAGCCCCATTAAACGTAATACTACCGCTATTACTGCTATTTGCTAGTAAAGTCGAACCCGAAAAACGCGCTCCACCATTCATATTAATCGAGCCAGAGGCAAATACCGATAAATTATTCGCTTGAACATTAGCAAGATTAATATTTCCGTTATTAGCAATCAATACCACATTGTTGAGGTTATGGCCCTGACCGTTAAAATTAATACTTCCTTGCTCAACGATAATCACATAATTACTGAGATTAACTTGATTAGGAATCGTTAAGCCGCCATTAATCACACGAACCACTGTAGGATTGTTAGAAGTTCCCGCCGGTGGGAATTTTTGCGCCCAATCTGAGGCATTATTCAGGGTATTTTGTTGAGCATTAAAGATCACCGTCGGCGTTCCGGTGGGAATTTTAGCGACTAACTCCTGATTTAAAAGATCGCTATAAAGCGGAACCGTTACAGTTTGCTGTTCAATCACTTGAGGCGGCAGCAGATTACTGTATTTACCCGTAGTCGCATTGCTAACCGTATAATTAGGCCCAACCGTAACCGCCCTGTCTACCAGAATCTGCTTACCTGCTTGATCCACAATAGCATTACCCTGAGCATCTCTGAGAACCGGTAAAATAATATTTCCATTAAAGGTAAAGCCTTTACCCGCATAAATCAAGGCATCATCATCTAAATTAAGCGGATTTCCATCAAAATCACCACCTCCATTGATGGTTACAGTTCCCTCGGCTTTAATCGTAAACGGACGCGGTTGATCATTATTGAGAATCGTACCAATGGCTTGCGACTGACTCACAATCGCATTAGTCGGACTACTCAAGTTCAGCACAAAGATTTCATCCGCTTCTACGAGACGGTCCCCTTTAACCTCCACAGAAATCGTCTTAAGCGTTTCTCCCGGTGCAAAAGTCAGCGTGCCGCTTGTGGCTGTATAGTCAAGCCCGGCCGTAGCTGTACCATTAGCTGTACTATAATTGACGCTCACTGTCTTACCACTAGGGGCACTCAGACTAACCGTAAAAGTCGCTGTTGTGCTGCCACTATCTCCCTCAGTAACGCTCACATTACCAACAGTGAGCGCGGGTAGGGGATCGTTATCAACAATAGTAGCAACAGCCACAGCATCACTAAGCGTCGCATGAGTCGGTTGTGTCAAATTGAGTAAGAAGCGTTCATCAAACTCATCGAGTTGATCATTAAGAATTTCCACCGAAACGGTTTGTGTGGTTTGTCCGGGTGCAAAAGTAAGGGTTCCGCTTGTGGCCCTGTAGTCAACCCCGGCAGTGGCTGTATCATTAGCCGTCGCATAATTAACCTGGATCGGTTTTTCACTTGCCGCAGAAAGATTCACTTTAAAGACCGCAAGACTCGTCCCATTGTCGCCTTCAGTAATAGAAACATCATCCACTGATAAGCTAGGCGCAGCATCATTATCCTCAATAGTGGCCTGTGCTTGGTTATCCCCTAAAGCAGCGAAAGTCGCGTTACTTAAAACAATCGAGAATTGCTCATCAAATTCATCCACCAGATCGCCAAGAATCGCCACAGAAATGGTTTGAGTCGTTTGTCCAGGGGCAAAAGTGAGGGTTCCTTGAGCCGCCACATAATCTAACGAGGATTTAGCCGTCGCGTCTTGTGTGGCAAAATTGACCGTAACCGTTTGGGTACTGGCCTCAGATAAGCTAACCGTAAAGATAGCTGTACTCGTATTGTTATCTCCTTCCACTACAGTAACGTCATTAATGGTTAAGCTAGGAAGCGGCTTAACATTAACCAGGAATTGATCCACACTGCTGGCACCCTCATCATCAGTCACCGTCAAACTCACCGTATAAGTTCCACTATTGCTATAAACATAGGTAGGTGTTAACGAATTAGTATTACTCGTTCCATCGCCAAAATTCCAGACAAAAGTATGAGTATCGAGAATACCCGGGTCTGTGTAAGTTCCATTAAAGCTAACCGCTTGACCCTGATAAACAGTTTGATCTATTCCCGCCTTCACAGTGGGCGCAACATTAGAAACATTGACCTCTAAGCTTTGAGTGGTGACAGCGTTGTCTGAATCTTTAACCGAGAGAGTCACGATATAAACCCCATTTTCCACAAAAACGTGACTCACCGTTTGCCCGATAACTGCTTCGTTTCCATCGCCAAAATTCCAACTGTAAGTCAGAGAATCATTACCCGCATCAGTCGCACTCGCATTAAAGACCACCGTTGAACCTTCACTAGGAGTCAGATTACCCGTCATACTCGTTATAGTAGGCGCAACATTATTAACGGTCACTAACAGACTTTGACTTGTCGCCGCGCCATCCGCATCCACAACCGTTACCGTGACCGTATAGTTTCCATTATTGGCCCAAGTATAATTGACATTCTGACCAGGAATCACCGCACTGCTATCGCCAAAATTCCAACTATAACTGAGGGTATCATTACCCGGATCAGTTGCTGTGGCACTGAAGCTACCGCTACTCCCTTCATTTAGGGCCGTTGGTGCATTCACACTGATTAAAGTGGGGGCAAGATTAAAGACGGAAACCGTAAGAGTATCTTGACCCATATCCCCGTTATTATCGATCACCGTGAGAGTAACGGTATAAGTTCCGTTATTAGCATAGGTATGAGTTGGGGTTAAGCTGCCGGTGTTGGTATTTCCGTCTCCAAAGTTCCAGATAATGCTATGACTGTCTAAAACTCCGGGGTCAGTATAACTACCGTTAAAGCTCACACTTTGCCCTTCAAAAGAGGTGAGATCATTACCCGCATTCACCAGAGGAGCCAAGTTATTCACCGTCACCGTCAAGCTTTGCTGTGTGGCGTTTCCATTATCATCACTGACTGTCAGCGTCACCGTGTAAGTTCCGTTATCCGCAAAGGTATGACTAACCAGTTGACCTAAAATTGGCTCACTGTTATCACCAAAGTTCCAGCTATAGGTTAAGGGATCATTATTAATGTCTGTCGCTGTGGCATTAAAGCTTGCCGGCGTTCCTTCATTAAGAATAGAAGGACTCGAAATACTGGTAATAGTGGGCAGTGCATTGTTAACATTAACCGTTAAACTTTGGCTGGTGCTGCCTCCATTCGTATCCGTAACCGTTAAAGTGGTGGTGTAAGTCCCACTGTTAACAAAGGTATGACTGACCGCGTTACCCGTCATTGGATCACTACCATCGCCAAAATTCCAGGTATAAGTTAGCGCATCGTTGCCCGCATCTGTAGCCGTCGCACTAAAGTTAATTACAGTTCCCTCTTGCGGGTTGGGAGAGGTTTCTAAACTGGTAATAACCGGGGGCGCATTATTCACCGTAACCGTTACAGTGGTTTCATTAGAGCGATTACCGCTATCATCTGCAATGGTGTAGGTAAAGCTGTCAGTACCCACAAAACTCGCATTCGGGGTATAAGTAAGGGTTCCGTTCGCGTTAAAGGAAAGGGTTCCGTTGCTCGCAGACTGACCAATTTGTACCGATGACAGGTCTAGTGTTCCATCTGCATCCGTGTCATTAGCCGCCACATCGATAACCACCGGCGCGGCTTGAGAGGTGGTGCTAGTATCGGGGTTCGCCTCTGGGGCTAACGGCTGATTTCCTTCACTGAAAATGACCACATTGTCAATGGTGACAGAACCCTCTTTGCTACCAAAACCGAGTAAATCAAAGTAGAGTTTAGCCACTGTACCCGCGCTAATACCCGTTAAATCCACTTGAACAATGCGAGAAGAGGTCAGGCCGATCAGATCGCCAGAAGTTGTTGCCCCATTTATCTTGACTTTTGGACTAAAGTATGCTGCCCCCGTATATTGTAGATTGAGGAAAGCGTCAGTTTGAGTAAGTCCGGCGGCTGTGCCTACTAGGGGCGCAAGGGTATTCGCATCCAGTAAAGCCGCTTCAAAAGCATCACCCGGTGCTGAGGGACTACTGTCAAGGTCACTGTTAATGAGGGTAAACTGTAGCGTCTTAGCCCCTTGAGGAATGACAAAGCTTTGAGAGAAATTAGTCAACAGGGGCGAGGTTTCTTGTAAGACCGCTTGACCATTAATGATCGCTGTCGCGCCGCGTGTAGACCAACCGAAATTCGGATCGGTGCGGTTACTAATATTAAAGTTTCCATTGAGGATAGCGATCAGTGGGCT
This region includes:
- a CDS encoding cytochrome P450 — protein: MTNLPCSPPLSPAQQAQKWIDQPLEFLDHCFQDYGDIFTLELGALGATIFLGNPQAVETIFKLHGHLFECHQFNVSYAPLMGKNALFLQDGEAHKRLRRIMMPPFHRERVQKYADYIQEIAQESVKDWTRGKVLKIRSLMHRLALEVTLRIFFSERTLPIEKIRYWFETKVFTETKSWKPWFNYSRLQPQIRQLIREEIEFRKEAKFESVDLLNWLQLAQDEEGNFLSEEELQDQLLTLMITAVDPIAMSLTWALYWIHKLPKVKATLSEELKTLEGKLDPLAINQLPYLTAVCQETLRLHPILPTVSGRRLTTPIEVMGYHFPEGTTVAPCAYLVHRREELYPEPRSFKPERFLQNQYSAYEYFPFGGGNRLCLGAALAPLEIKIVLATILSSHDLSLMDQEPLSMVRYGTLVAPSETFQMIVIK